From Paenibacillus sp. V4I7, one genomic window encodes:
- a CDS encoding sensor histidine kinase, translated as MLDTMRVKSIQFTITMSFILITVIVMLIVSLVLYNKFSRTAEESAFLNTQQVIEQVQFNLEHYIKGMADTFEVVDAKIAKSRGIPTDKLLEQLETIASTREDIVSIHLFTADGGLVTGIPTTEMRKNTRLLEQSWFKSALDNPNHLTFSLPHIQNLFKDPYKWVVSMSKGVSIEQNGKWVDAVLLVDINFKTLDDVFRTVSLGKKGYVYIIDDSAGNIVYHPQQQLIYIGLKYENVEQALKFSYGKYMDISDGESRLNVVRTVSNIGWKIIGVSYMDEMVTTRKEISTFMIWLLVIVLVFILLISSFMSARISQPIKRLKKSMEMVEKGHFDTYIHVRGADEVEQLSRRFNLMVSRVRELMDQSIHEQETKRKNELEVLQSQINPHFLYNTLNSVVRMVGNGKNEDVVKTITSLSKFFRISLSKGKNIITIGEEIEHIRNYLIIQKMRYKDKFDYKIQVDDEVLPYKTLKLILQPFVENALYHGIEYMVDEGLIHISVGKDNEKILFEIRDNGVGMSEETLKSILTGQVKSEKGSGVGLRNVHERIQLYFGSEYGVKVESELEEGTTVKIWIPAERETLIYD; from the coding sequence AGAGAGTGCTTTTCTGAATACGCAGCAGGTGATCGAGCAGGTACAGTTTAACTTGGAACACTATATTAAAGGCATGGCGGACACCTTTGAGGTGGTTGATGCGAAAATTGCCAAAAGCCGTGGCATTCCTACGGACAAGCTTCTCGAGCAGCTGGAAACGATCGCAAGCACGCGCGAGGATATCGTATCTATTCATCTTTTTACAGCGGATGGTGGACTAGTGACCGGCATTCCCACGACCGAGATGCGTAAAAATACACGACTTCTCGAGCAGTCGTGGTTTAAGTCTGCGCTGGATAATCCGAACCATCTCACTTTTTCCCTGCCGCATATCCAGAACCTGTTCAAGGACCCGTACAAATGGGTCGTTTCCATGAGTAAAGGGGTTTCCATTGAGCAGAATGGGAAATGGGTGGATGCCGTACTCCTTGTGGATATTAATTTCAAGACACTGGACGATGTGTTTCGTACGGTTTCTCTTGGTAAAAAGGGCTACGTTTACATCATCGATGACTCTGCCGGTAACATTGTCTATCACCCGCAGCAGCAGCTTATTTATATTGGTTTGAAGTATGAAAATGTGGAGCAAGCGCTCAAATTCTCATATGGAAAATACATGGATATCAGCGATGGCGAGTCGCGGCTTAATGTAGTCAGGACGGTTAGTAACATCGGTTGGAAAATTATTGGCGTCTCCTACATGGATGAAATGGTTACTACACGCAAGGAAATTAGTACGTTCATGATTTGGCTTCTCGTCATTGTCCTTGTTTTCATTTTGTTGATCTCGTCCTTCATGTCTGCGCGTATTTCGCAGCCTATTAAGCGACTAAAGAAGTCGATGGAAATGGTCGAAAAGGGCCATTTTGACACCTATATTCATGTTCGGGGCGCTGATGAAGTGGAGCAGCTCTCGCGAAGATTTAATCTGATGGTCTCACGGGTTCGTGAACTGATGGATCAAAGCATCCATGAGCAGGAGACGAAGCGTAAGAACGAGCTGGAGGTACTGCAGTCTCAGATTAATCCGCATTTTTTGTACAATACACTCAATTCCGTTGTTCGTATGGTGGGTAATGGGAAGAATGAAGACGTCGTCAAAACCATCACGTCCTTGTCCAAGTTTTTCAGGATATCACTGAGCAAGGGTAAAAATATCATTACAATCGGGGAAGAGATCGAGCACATTCGGAATTATTTGATTATCCAAAAGATGCGGTATAAGGATAAGTTCGATTACAAGATTCAGGTGGATGATGAGGTGCTGCCATACAAGACGCTGAAGCTGATTTTACAACCTTTTGTGGAAAACGCGCTCTATCATGGCATTGAATATATGGTGGACGAAGGCCTCATTCACATATCGGTTGGCAAAGACAATGAGAAGATCCTATTCGAGATTCGGGATAACGGTGTCGGTATGTCGGAAGAAACACTCAAAAGCATCCTGACCGGTCAGGTGAAAAGTGAAAAAGGGTCTGGGGTAGGGCTGCGAAATGTGCATGAGCGCATCCAGTTATATTTCGGTTCGGAGTATGGGGTCAAGGTTGAAAGCGAGCTGGAAGAAGGAACTACCGTCAAGATTTGGATTCCTGCAGAGAGAGAGACTTTAATCTATGATTAA